TTTTATAGTGGATTGTGTAATATGATTTTTGTCATATGTAAACTCTTTATTGTGGGATAATTCACAATAATATATAAATTTGCAACCCAATAGTAATAAAAGACAGTTCGTAACCATCCTGTCTATAAAAAAAACTAGGAATTATGATTACACCTTCCTTGTAGGGCATAAGCATTTCGTCTTGTGGTGACCCCTGTTTTCATTTTCCAAGTTTTTGATTCACTTTTTTGGTTTAAAGTAAATGAAAGCAAAAATGGAAAGAAAAAAAGCCATTGTTTTATTATCCGGCGGATTAGATTCTGCTGTTGCAATGTGGTTGGCAAAATCACAAGGTTATGAAGTGTATGCTCTGTCTTTCTCTTATGGACAGAGACACTCCATTGAATTAGAAAAGGCGAAGACGCTTGTTGAATCAGCTAAGATCTCAGGTCATCGTATTGTGGATATCAATATGGGGCAATGGGGAGGTTCTTCGTTAACGGATATGTCTATGAATGTTGAGGAAGGCGACATTCATAAGAAAGAAATTCCACAAACTTATGTTCCTGCACGTAATCTCGTTTTCCTTAGTGTTGCAGCATCTATGGGAGAAGCCATTGAAGCTTATGATATCTTTATTGGAGTGAGTGAAGTGGATTATTCTGGGTATGTTGATTGTCGCCAATCTTTTATTGATTCGATGGAATCAACAATTAATATGGGGACGGTAGCAGCTGTAGAAGAGGGTAAAAAGTTTAAAATTCATGCCCCTTTTGTTTACAAAACGAAAGTAGATGAAATTATTATGGGAATGGATTTAGGAGTTGATTTTGCAAATACATGGTCGTGTTACAAAGGAGAAGGGACCCCTTGTGGAGTATGTGATTCTTGTAAACTTAGAGCAGAAGCTTTTAGAAAAGCAGGCTATTCTGATCCTGCAATTTAGATAATGATACTTAAACTGTTTTAGATGTTAGAAGCGAAAGTCCTTGGGAAGAAGGTCGCACACCCTGATAAATACGATCCTTCTGTTTTGGTTGCTATTCCTCGTGAATTGAATCGATCGATTTATGATATTGACTCTAACTCCCTTCCTTTTATTGGGTTTGATGCATGGCATGCTTACGAAGTAAGTTTTCTTACAGATAAGGGAATGCCAGTAGTCGGAGTGATGAAATTTGTTGTTTCGTCTGATAGTGCCTGTTTGGTGGAGAGTAAATCCTTAAAGTTATACCTTAACTCTTTCAATATGTCAAGTTTTGGTTCTACAGTAAAGGATGCGATAGATCATGTGGAATTGTTGATTACAAAAGACTTGTCTGAGTTGCTGCAAACTTCTGTTTCTGTGGCTATACGTACGAAAAATATTTATCATGCTTCTCCCTTCTCCGACTATGATAAGTTGGAGTCGTTCATTGAAATTGATGATCTTAAGATCCATGATTATTCTGAAAATGTCTCTTTACTGGAGGTCGTTCCAAATGTCCTCCATGAGGAGATTCGTTGGTGTTCAGATTTGTTGAGGAGCAATTGTAAAGTTACTTTTCAGCCTGATTGGGGATCCATATATATACACATTGAAGGAGATCATATTGTAACACCAGAGTCATTACTTGCTTATATTGTGTCGATGAGAAATGAGACACATTTCCATGAGGAGATTTGTGAACTTGTTTTTGTTCGTCTTCAGCGACTTCTTAATCCGAAAAAACTTATGGTAGGATGTGTTTATACTCGTAGAGGTGGTATCGATATATGTCCGTTTCGTTCTAATGGCTTGGGTGACTTGCCTTCTGTTTACTCTAACTCTAAACGTCTTGTTCAAAAGACCATGAGACAATAATTAAATCATATGGATGAGTTGTGGATCGATATTTCTCGGTTACAACTCACCTTATGTTGTAAGTTCATTTACTTTAGAGAGCATGTTTGTATATTATTCCTTTTTGTTGCTCCTTTTCTTTTTCATCTTCTAACTGTTATTGTTTGTTGTGACAACTCTCTTTTGATCTATTTGTATAAACTTTTATCCCTTCTATTAAGATCACTACACTTAATTAAACTTCTTTATATATCAAAGAGTTATTTGATACCTCTATCCTTGTTTTATGTACTGAAGTGTGAATCCTATCTTGTATGTAATTCATCTATTTGGCTTTTAAAACAAGAAAATTTATGAGGCTATTGCTGTCCTATGAACATTGTTTTTGTATCCTAATATACGTTATTTATATACCAATGAATTTTATGTGTTTAATCAATAGTTTTTTTTGCTCTATGGTATGAAGCCAATATTAATCGAGCTATCTTTTGATTGTTGACAATAAATGGGTTTCCAAAAATATTTTTAGATTTGTGTATTATTGCACAAAAGGGGTAATTTTGTGCAATGACATTTGAATCAATCAATTTTAAATAATGGATGAACCAACAAGAGATAAAATAATTGAAAGTTCTCGCCTTTTGTTTGCTAGTGATGGAGTAGCCAATGTTACTATTTCTCGTATTGCAAAACACGCTGGGGTTGGTAGACGGACGATCTATATGTATTTCGCATCGAAGGATTCTCTTTATGATGAGGTGGTAGCTTATGAGGTTGATCTTATCTATACTAAGATTAAGGAAGCTTACGAAGAGACTATTCATTGTAGTACAGATAAAGTGATTAGAGAATATTACTATAGTCGATTTTATGCTTTTAAGGATCTTATACAGCGAAATGCTTCAATACGTTCAGATTTTTTGAATGATCCCCTCCGAATTAAATCCATTCGTAAGAATTTTGACTTTGATGAGAAATGTTTGTTAGAACAACTTGTAAAAAGAGAGATTAAGACTAGTTCTTCTACTTCGGAATCGATAATTAAATCATTGACAACATTAATCCATATAATTGCTGTTGGTCTTGAAGTCCCTCATATAAATCTGAACTTTGATAGTAGCTGTGATGCTGTACTGGATGAGTGTGTCGAAATGATAACAGAATATATTTATAAAAAAAGTAAATCTTAAATTGTTATGTATATAAATCACTTTTCTCATTATTTGCCTTCTAAGGTTGTCTCGAATTCATATTTTGAGAATGTTAATGGTCTAGAGGATCAATGGATTTATGAAAGAACAGGAATTAGATCGCGTTTCAAGGCTACTGATGATGAAAATACGAATACGATGGCAATAGAGGCAGTTCGTAATGGATTGGATCAATCAGGTTTTAGTGCAGGAGAGGTGGATCTAATTATTGGAGCTTCATACTCTCCTTATGATACTGTATTCACTATTGGACATGCGGTGCAACGCGAGATTGGAGCAAATGCTGCTAAAGTTGTTTTTGTTTCGTCTGCTTGTTCTTCTTTGATTAATGCTCTGGAAATAGCTGAGGGGTATATTGCTATGGGGAAAGCAAAAAATATTATAGTAGTAGCCTCAGAGCATAATTGGGCATACAGTAATGAATCATGTTCAAAGAGTGGACATCTTTGGGGAGATGGTGCTGCTGCTCTTTTTATTAGTTCAGAGCCTAAGGGGAAGAAGCCAGGTAGAGTCTTAAATGTTTTTACACAAGGATTAGGACATGTTGGTAAAGCGAATGATTCTGTGTTTTTGCGTCCTGTTTCCGGTGGATTAAGCATGCCTAATGGTAGAGATGTGTTTATCAATGCGGTTACCCAAATGAGACGAGCGATTGATGTTGTTTTAGAAAATACCAAGTTGACTGTTGATGAGTTAGATTATGTAGTTGCACATCAAGCAAATGGGCGAATTATTTCGAATCTTCAAAAACAGATGAAGTTAGCGGATGATCAGGTGCTAACACATATAAAGTCACATGGTAATACTGGGTGTGCGAGTACTGGAATCTGTTTTTCTCAGAATATTGATAGAATTAAAGAGGATGATTTAGTAGTCTTTACTGTTTTTGGTGGAGGGTACTCCGTTGGAGCACTATTATTACGTTATTAGATATAATAGTTAAAATTATATTAGAATATCCAAATGATTGTCATGTGTATCATATTTGGAATGATTCTTATGAGTTATTCTAGTATATTTGTAATCAGGCATATAGTTTAATATATGATATATGTTATGAGTTGGGTGTTTCAAAAATAAAGTTTATTTGTAATCTCTAGATTGCAAAAAAACTTTATTTTTTCTAGATTTGCCTTGTAACATGAAAAGTTAGAGGTGGATTTATTTTACACGACACATAAGAACTTGATAGACTCCTTGCATGGAGTGATTGATCGTCAATTAAACTATGAGATAGATTGGAGTCACCCTTTGATTGGAATTAAAGGATCTCGTGGTGTAGGCAAAACGATGTTTCTTTTGGATTATGCTCGACGTATGGAGACCAAATATGGTGATTCTTGTCTCTATGTAAATCTTAATAGTTTTTACTTTACCAAGAGACGTATCTACTCTTTTGCAGATGAGTTCTTTAAGAGAGGTGGCAAGATTCTACTTTTAGACCAAATACATAAGTATCCAAATTGGTCTAATGAGTTAAGAATGATCTATGATAATATTCCAGGATTAAAAATCGTTTTCAGTGGTTCTCCTGTTTTGAGGATTATTGAGGGGAATGACGAGCTAAAGGATATTGCTCATATGTACCATTTACATCCATTGTCATTTCGTGAATATTTAAATGTTAGAACAGGAAATGAGTTTGAATGTCTGCCGTTAAATGATATTTTAAATAGACATCAAGAAATTGTTCCTTCAGTTCTTAATAAGGTAAGGCCTTTAGCATACTTTACGGACTATTTGAAACATGGTTGTTACCCTTTCTTTCATGATGATTCAGCACTGTATACAGAGACTTTATTGAAACATGTGAATTTGGCTCTTGAAATCGATGTGACTTATACAAATCAAATAGAACTTCAATATTTGCCACGTTTAAGAAAATTGATGCAAATTATTGCTGACCAAGTCCCTTTTTGCCCCAATGTGAGTAAGATGAGTGGGGAAATTGATACTTCTAGAGCTACGGTAATGAATTATCTTCGTTATCTGAAAAATGCTAAATTATTACATTTAATATATAATGGGGAGGAGGGCCCGTCTAAAAAACCTGCACAGGTCTATTTGCATAATACAAATTTGATGTATGCAATCTCTCCTGAAAAAACATCGAACAGTAGTTTAAGGAAGACTTTCTTCTTAAATCAAACTGCTGTAAGATGTAAAGTGAAATCGGGTAGGGGGGTTGACTTTTTACTCGATAACGAGAAGAAATTTATGGTCGGAGGAAAATATACCAAACCTGTTGAGGGTGGCTATGCAGCTGCCGATATGATTGAGATTGGTTCAGATAATATTATTCCTCTTTGGCTGTTCGGCTTTCTTTATTAACTACAAGCAGCCGATTCTTGATATATAGTGTTTAGAAAAATAATTATTGACTTGTTGAAATACGAACCTTTGTTCAAAATTTAAAAAACAATGGCTAAAGAAAAAAAGTTTATCACATGTGATGGTAACTATGCAGCAGCTCACATTAGCTACATTTTTAGTGAGGTTGCATGTATCTATCCAATTACTCCTTCTTCTCCTATGGCGGAGAACGTTGATGAGTGGGCAGCAGTAGGACAGAAGAATATGTTTGGACAGCCTGTACGTTTGGCTGAACTTCAAAGTGAAGCTGGTGCCGCAGGTGCCGTTCACGGATCTCTTCAGTCAGGAGCATTTACTTCTACTTATACAGCATCACAAGGTTTATTGTTGATGATTCCTAATATGTATAAGATCGCGGGAGAGTTGTTACCAACAGTTTTCCATGTTAGTGCTCGTGCTTTGGCTACACATGCTCTTTCAATTTTTGGAGATCACAGTGATGTATACTCTGCACGTCAAACAGGTTTCGCAATGTTGTTCGCTGGATCCGTTCAAGAGACTATGGACCTTTCAGGTGTTTCACATTTGGCTACGTTGAAATCACGCGTTCCATTCATGAATATCTTTGATGGTTTCCGTACTTCACACGAGATTCAAAAGATTGAGATGTTAGAGAAAGAAGATTTGATGCCTCTAGTAGACATGGACGCTGTGAAAGAGTTCCGTGAAAGAGCATTGAATCCTGAGCATCCTGTTACACGTGGTACTGCTCAAAACCCAGATATTTTCTTCCAAGCAAAAGAGGCTTCTAACTCTTTCTATGATGTTGTTCCAGATATCGTAGAGGATTATATGCAAGAAATTACTAAGTTGACTGGTCGTGAGTATCACCCATTCACTTTTTATGGTGCTGAAGATGCAGAGAATATCATTATTGCAATGGGTTCTGTAACTGAGACTATTAAAGAAGTTATTGATGCGCAGGTTGCTGAAGGTAAAAAGGTCGGTTTGATCTCTTGTCACCTTTATCGTCCTTTCTCAGAGAAATATTTCTTCAACGTTCTTCCTAAAACAGTGAAGCGTATTTCTGTTCTTGATAGAACAAAAGAGCCGGGTGCACAAGGAGAACCATTGTATCTAGATGTACGTTCTTTATTTTATGATAAAGCAGAGAAGCCTTTAATTGTTGGTGGTCGTTTTGGTCTTGGATCGAAAGATACTACTCCAGCACAAATTATCTCTGTTTTCAATAACCTAGAGATGACAGAGCCTAAGAATGATTTCACTATCGGTATTATCGATGATGTAACATTTAAGTCTCTACCTCTTCTTCCTGAAGTGAAAGTTACATCAGACAAAACATTTGAAGCTAAATTTTATGGTTTAGGTTCTGATGGTACTGTTGGTGCAAACAAGAACTCTATTAAAATTATTGGTGGATCTACTGATAAGTATTGTCAAGCATATTTTGCTTATGATTCAAAAAAATCAGGTGGTTTTACAGCTTCACACCTTCGTTTCGGTGATGATCCAATCCGTTCAACATATTTAGTAACTACTCCTGACTTCGTTGCTTGTCATGTTCAAGCATACGTGAATCAATACGATGTATTGAAAGGTCTTAAGAAGGGTGGTTCATTCTTATTAAATACTATTTGGGATGAGAACGAAGTACTTCGTCGTCTTCCAGATAATATGAAGAAATATCTTGCTGAGAACGAGATTGATTTCTATATCATCAATGGTACAAAACTAGGTAAAGAACTTGGTCTTGGTAACCGTACTAATACTATAATGCAGTCTGCTTTCTTTAAGATCACTGGCGTAATTCCTTACGAATTAGCTGTGGAGCAAATGAAAAAAGCGATTGTTAAATCGTATGGTAAGAAAGGGGAGAATATTGTAAATATGAACTACGCTGCAGTGGATGCAGGTGGTGCTAACTTCCACAAAGTAGAAGTTCCTACTGAATGGAATACAATTTCTTTATCTTCAGAAAAAGATGAAACTTCTCGTCCTGATTTTATTGAAAACGTGGTGGACGTTATCAATGCTCAAGAGGGAGATTCACTTCCAGTGTCTACTTTCAAAGGGGTTGAAGATGGTACTTTCCCTAACGGAACAACAGAGTATGAGAAGCGTGGTGTAGGTATCGATGTTCCTGAGTGGATCGTGGATAACTGTATTCAGTGTAACCAATGTGCTTATGTTTGTCCTCACGCTGCAATTCGCCCATTCCTTGTGGATGAGAACGAAAAATCAAATGCTCCTGAAGGAACTGATTTGAAGAAGGCTGTCGGTAAGCAATTTGCTGGATTAGAGTTCCGTATGCAAGTTTCTCCTCTTGATTGTACAGGATGTGGTAACTGTGTTGATGTATGTCCTTCTAAAGAGAAATCTTTGGTTATGAAACCATTGGAAACTCAAGACGCAGAGATCGCTCGTTGGGATTACTTCTCTTCAGAGGTAACTTACAAAGACGATTTAGTTGACAAGTCTAAAACAGTGAAAAACTCACAGTTTGCTCAACCATTATTCGAATTCTCGGGTGCTTGTGCTGGTTGTGGTGAGACTCCATATATTAAACTTATTACTCAGCTGTTTGGTGAGCGTATGATGATTGCAAATGCTACTGGATGTTCTTCTATCTATGGTGGTTCTGCTCCTGCTACTCCTTATACAACTGAAAACAAGTCTGGTCACGGTCCTGCTTGGGCTAACTCTCTTTTCGAGGATAACGCTGAATTTGGTTTCGGTATGTCTGAGGGTATCAATGCACATCGTAATCGTCTTGCTGACGTGATGGCTACTGCTATCGAAGCTGGTGCTGCTGAATCAGATGCTTTTAAAGCTTGGCTTGAAGCAAAAGATAATGCGGATGCATCTGAAAAAGCTTCTGCTGTTGTTCTTGATGCTATTAAAGGAAACAGTGCTGAATACGCGAAAGAGATCTTATCTCTATCTCAATACCTAGTGAAGAAATCTGTATGGGTATTTGGTGGTGACGGATGGGCTTACGATATTGGATACGGTGGTGTTGATCATGTTTTAGCTTCAGGTGAGGATGTAAATATCCTTGTGATGGATACAGAGATCTATTCTAATACTGGTGGACAGGCTTCTAAGTCAACTCCAATTGGAGCTGTAGCTAAGTTTGCTGCTTCTGGTAAAAAGATTCGTAAAAAAGATCTTGGTGCTATCGCAATGAGTTATGGTTATATCTATGTTGCTCAAGTGGCAATGGGAGCAAATCAAGCTCAATTCTTAAAAGCGGTAAGAGAAGCTGAAGCTTATCCAGGACCTTCTTTGGTTATTGCTTACTCTCCTTGTATTTCTCATGGACTTCGTGCTACAATGGGTAAATCTCAAGAAGAAGAGGCGAAAGCTGTTGAGTGTGGTTATTGGTCAATTTATCGCTATGATCCTCGTCTAGAAGATGCTGGAAAGAATCCATTCCAATTAGATTCTAAAACTCCAGAATGGGGAAAATTCCAAGATTTCTTAATGGGTGAGGTACGTTATACTTCGTTACTTAAGGCATTCCCTGATGAAGCAAAAGAACTTTTTGTTGCAGCTGAAGATAATGCGAAATGGCGTCGTAACTACTATCAAAGATTATCAGAAATCTCTTTTGCTGCTGAGTAATTGTAGTTTTCAATGATATAATATAAAAGGATGTCCTATTATGGGCATCCTTTTTTGTTTTTTTTTATCATCTGATTGTTTGATACCTATTGTAGTAAGTAAGTCCACATAATTACAGATAGTTTTTTTTCATGATTAAAATAGATGTTGTTTCTTTGAGACATGCGATATATAAAGTTAACACAGGATGCAGTTCTAAAACTAACTGCTCTATATGAACATTCAGACAACAAGGTGGAAAGAATGCGTTCACATTGCCTATTACTGTCCAATAGTCACTATTCTATGGTTGATATTTCAAGGATAATGGGAATATCTGTCATTACAGTATCACGTCTATTTGACAAGTGGTTAGAATATAATTTTGATGCACTTAGGATTAAACAAGGAAGAGGAGCAAAGTGTAAATTAGCTGGATTCGATGATATAATCAAAGATTTAGTAAAAACAAATAATCGTAATCTATCTTATATACTTCATCATTTGAAAGAACATTATAATCTTACCATTTCAAAAGAGACTTTAATACGTTTTTTAAAAAGATCGGGTATGTATGGAAGTGAGTCCGGCGATCACTCAAGACAAAACGGAATGATATAGACTTCCAACTAAAGCAACATCAACTAACAGAATTACGTAAGTGTGAGGATTCAGGATACTTAGATTTATATTTCGTTGACGAAAGTCACTTTAATCTAACTCCCTATGTTCCATATGCATGGCAGGACAAGAAGAGTCAAATATTACTTCCGTCATCAAGAAGTAAAGCTCTTAATGTTATAGGAGCAATGAATCGTAAAAATGAGATATTTTATGAAGTACATGAAACAACAATTAATAGTGATATTTTGATCTCATTTATAGATAAGTTATGTAATTAGATAACAAAGAAAACAATACTAGTCCTTGATAATGCGCCTATTCATAGATCCAAAAAATTTAAAGCAAAAATAGAAGAATGGAATGCTTTAGATCTTTATATCTATTTTATTCCTCCATATTCTCCAGAACTTAATATCATAGAAATACTTTGGAAACACATCAAATACTTTTGGCTTGAGTTTAAAGCATATGAAAGCTACAATTCTCTGAAAAAATGTCTATTGGAAACACTAGGAGCATTTTGTTTAGAACATACCATTAATTTTGCATGAGTACTTAATATGGGGTGTTTTTAAAATTTATCCCGTGTGGTATGTCTAACTCTATTCCTTCGTTCTTATTAGGAATTGACTATTTGATCGATATTCCTATTTAGATTAAAAACAACTCGAAGTCGTTATAAAAGAGGATAAACTTTAAGAATAAAAGAAAGGGACAGCAGCGCTATCCCTTGTGTTTTTAATTCAAATTTTTGAATAAAATCTCTCTTTTTCTATATCATTTTGAATGCATTCTTTGTCTCTTTTCTCCAATAAGCTAATGCTTCATTATTCGACCATTTCTTGTCTGGGAAATTTGGTCCTATTAGTAGCGTGTTTTTACGCTTAACAAGCTTTTTATCTTTTACGAATGTTTCTCCACGAACTTCTAAGTGTTCTACCATTCGTTGTCTCCACTTTTTGAGCTCTTTTTGATATCTTCTTTTCGAAGAGAGTTCCTTGATCTCTTTAGGGTCTTTTTCAATATCAAAAAGTTGTTCTTCTCCAGTATGGATAAACCATATATATTTCATCTTACCATCTGTTAGCGCTGCCCAATAGTTGGATGCACTATAACATGTTGCATGTTCTAGATCAATATATTCTCTCCACTTAGGCTCTTTATCATGAACGAAAGAAAGAAGAGATTTTCCATCTATCTCTTTGGGTATTTTACCGCCAGCAGCCTCTAAGAATGTTGGTAAAAAGTCGCGTAGCTCTACTGGTTTGAAGCACTCAGATCCTCTTGGCATGGCTCCTTCCATCCAATTCGGATATTGCATTAAGAATGGAATTTTGGCAGATGGTTCATATGCATATGTTTTTCTCCAGTGGTTGTGGTCTCCCATCATATCTCCATGATCAGAGGTGAAACATATAATACAATCGTCATAAATCCCCTTCTCTTTTAATGCTTCGATAATCTTTCCAACTTGATCATCAATAAAAGAGATGTTTGCATAGTAGTGTAATTTCGAGTTTTTTGCATAGTCATCTCCGAAATCACCAAATGCTGTGGAGTAGTTTTCTTTATTTCTTAAAGGAGCAAATTTCTCACTCCAATCTGCTCTAACAGGAGGTTCTATATCTGATATATGATATTTATCTAGATACTCTTTGGGGGGATCATAAGGACTGTGTGGCCTCGCAAATGATACTTTTAAGAAGAGGGGGTTCTCAATCTCATAATTCTCAATAAACTGTACTGCAGTATTACCTGTCCATTCCGTAGGGTGAAGCTTTTTGGGTAGTTTATATGTATCTGCTTTGTTTTCATTCCATCCAATTCCTGTTTTGTCGGGGTCAAATCCCGGAGCATTAAGTCTGAACCAATCACGGTAATCACTTACATAACCATCGTCTTCTATTCTACCACTTTCATCTACAAGTGTTCCATGAAATCCATGAAGTGACTTTTGTGGATACCAATGCATCTTTCCTATTCCAAAAGTATAATAACCTAGCTCTCCAAGCATACGTGGCATTTCAATAGGATATTTTCTAGCCACTCTAGAGTAGCCTAGCATTCCATGATTCCATGGTGATTGACCTGTTAATAGTCCTGATCTTGCAGGAGTACAACTCGGTGTTGAGCTATATCCAGATCGAAATATTAATCCGTTTTGACCAATTTTATCAATGTTCGGTGTTTGAACGACTGGATTTAGTAGACCAATAGCATCTCCACGATGTTGGTCGGTCATAATAAAGATAATATGTGGTTGTTTGTGATTTGGTTTATTCTCTTTGGCCTCCAGTGAATTAGGGGCGAGTGTTAATCCTGCTGCTGCAACGCCTGATGTTTGTAGAAACGTTCTTCTTGTGAGCTTTGTCATAACTTATGTGTGTTTAAATTCTGTATTATATACTATAACGTTAAATATACTGATATAATATCTTTTATCTTGTTTTTGTTCTGTTAAAATTGTTTTCTATCTCTATAGAGATTTATATTCATTTTCACCTCTATCTATAGTTTAGTGAGGATCTTATTATCAAAAATATTAGGCACAAAAAAAGGAGCTTATCAAATAGAAAGGCTCCTTTTTTTCTTTAGTTTATATCTTTATACGATTCCTGAGAATCCCATAAATGCCATTGCTAGAATTCCTGCTGTAACCAAAGCAATAGGTGTGCCTTTTAAACCTTTAGGTACATTCATTAGCTCTAATTGCTCACGAAGCCCTGCAAAGATTACTAATGCAAGACCAAAACCAACAGCATTTGCTACAGCAAATGTAACTCCTTCTAGTAGATTGAACTCTTTCTGTATTGTAAGAATTGCAACTCCTAAGATTGCACAGTTGGTTGTAATAAGAGGTAAGAATACCCCTAAAGCTTGGTAAAGAGAGGGACTAACCTTCTTTAAGATAATCTCTACCAATTGAACCAATGAAGCAATGATTAGGATGAATGAAATAGTCTGTAGATAACCTAATCCTAAAGGATTAAGAATTTCATGTTGTACAATAAAAGTAACAATCGTTGCAAGAGCCATTACGAAGGCTACTGCACCAGTCATTCCAATTGCTGTAGATACTTTCTTAGAAACACCCAAAAAAGGGCAAATTCCCAAGAATTGTGAGAGTACAATGTTGTTAACAAAGACTGCAGATATAATAATGATTATATATTCCATTTCTTAAGCCTTTTTTATTTTGTTAATGATTGCAATAAGGTAACCTAATACCAAGAATGCTCCTGGAGCAAGGATAAATACCAAGCTTCCATATCCTTCGTTAAAGATTGTGAAACCAAAAAGTTTACCACTTCCTAAAAGTTCACGGATACCTCCTAGTAGCGTCAGTGCGAAACTGAAACCAAGTCCCATGCCAATACCATCAAGCATCGATTCAAAAGGACCATTCTTAGAGGCGAATGCTTCAGCACGACCTAGTACGATACAGTTTACTACAATCAATGGAATAAAAAGACCTAGACTTTTA
The Prolixibacteraceae bacterium DNA segment above includes these coding regions:
- the queC gene encoding 7-cyano-7-deazaguanine synthase QueC; translation: MERKKAIVLLSGGLDSAVAMWLAKSQGYEVYALSFSYGQRHSIELEKAKTLVESAKISGHRIVDINMGQWGGSSLTDMSMNVEEGDIHKKEIPQTYVPARNLVFLSVAASMGEAIEAYDIFIGVSEVDYSGYVDCRQSFIDSMESTINMGTVAAVEEGKKFKIHAPFVYKTKVDEIIMGMDLGVDFANTWSCYKGEGTPCGVCDSCKLRAEAFRKAGYSDPAI
- a CDS encoding NADPH-dependent 7-cyano-7-deazaguanine reductase QueF, with product MLEAKVLGKKVAHPDKYDPSVLVAIPRELNRSIYDIDSNSLPFIGFDAWHAYEVSFLTDKGMPVVGVMKFVVSSDSACLVESKSLKLYLNSFNMSSFGSTVKDAIDHVELLITKDLSELLQTSVSVAIRTKNIYHASPFSDYDKLESFIEIDDLKIHDYSENVSLLEVVPNVLHEEIRWCSDLLRSNCKVTFQPDWGSIYIHIEGDHIVTPESLLAYIVSMRNETHFHEEICELVFVRLQRLLNPKKLMVGCVYTRRGGIDICPFRSNGLGDLPSVYSNSKRLVQKTMRQ
- a CDS encoding TetR/AcrR family transcriptional regulator encodes the protein MDEPTRDKIIESSRLLFASDGVANVTISRIAKHAGVGRRTIYMYFASKDSLYDEVVAYEVDLIYTKIKEAYEETIHCSTDKVIREYYYSRFYAFKDLIQRNASIRSDFLNDPLRIKSIRKNFDFDEKCLLEQLVKREIKTSSSTSESIIKSLTTLIHIIAVGLEVPHINLNFDSSCDAVLDECVEMITEYIYKKSKS
- a CDS encoding ketoacyl-ACP synthase III; translated protein: MYINHFSHYLPSKVVSNSYFENVNGLEDQWIYERTGIRSRFKATDDENTNTMAIEAVRNGLDQSGFSAGEVDLIIGASYSPYDTVFTIGHAVQREIGANAAKVVFVSSACSSLINALEIAEGYIAMGKAKNIIVVASEHNWAYSNESCSKSGHLWGDGAAALFISSEPKGKKPGRVLNVFTQGLGHVGKANDSVFLRPVSGGLSMPNGRDVFINAVTQMRRAIDVVLENTKLTVDELDYVVAHQANGRIISNLQKQMKLADDQVLTHIKSHGNTGCASTGICFSQNIDRIKEDDLVVFTVFGGGYSVGALLLRY
- a CDS encoding AAA family ATPase, which encodes MDLFYTTHKNLIDSLHGVIDRQLNYEIDWSHPLIGIKGSRGVGKTMFLLDYARRMETKYGDSCLYVNLNSFYFTKRRIYSFADEFFKRGGKILLLDQIHKYPNWSNELRMIYDNIPGLKIVFSGSPVLRIIEGNDELKDIAHMYHLHPLSFREYLNVRTGNEFECLPLNDILNRHQEIVPSVLNKVRPLAYFTDYLKHGCYPFFHDDSALYTETLLKHVNLALEIDVTYTNQIELQYLPRLRKLMQIIADQVPFCPNVSKMSGEIDTSRATVMNYLRYLKNAKLLHLIYNGEEGPSKKPAQVYLHNTNLMYAISPEKTSNSSLRKTFFLNQTAVRCKVKSGRGVDFLLDNEKKFMVGGKYTKPVEGGYAAADMIEIGSDNIIPLWLFGFLY
- the nifJ gene encoding pyruvate:ferredoxin (flavodoxin) oxidoreductase; amino-acid sequence: MAKEKKFITCDGNYAAAHISYIFSEVACIYPITPSSPMAENVDEWAAVGQKNMFGQPVRLAELQSEAGAAGAVHGSLQSGAFTSTYTASQGLLLMIPNMYKIAGELLPTVFHVSARALATHALSIFGDHSDVYSARQTGFAMLFAGSVQETMDLSGVSHLATLKSRVPFMNIFDGFRTSHEIQKIEMLEKEDLMPLVDMDAVKEFRERALNPEHPVTRGTAQNPDIFFQAKEASNSFYDVVPDIVEDYMQEITKLTGREYHPFTFYGAEDAENIIIAMGSVTETIKEVIDAQVAEGKKVGLISCHLYRPFSEKYFFNVLPKTVKRISVLDRTKEPGAQGEPLYLDVRSLFYDKAEKPLIVGGRFGLGSKDTTPAQIISVFNNLEMTEPKNDFTIGIIDDVTFKSLPLLPEVKVTSDKTFEAKFYGLGSDGTVGANKNSIKIIGGSTDKYCQAYFAYDSKKSGGFTASHLRFGDDPIRSTYLVTTPDFVACHVQAYVNQYDVLKGLKKGGSFLLNTIWDENEVLRRLPDNMKKYLAENEIDFYIINGTKLGKELGLGNRTNTIMQSAFFKITGVIPYELAVEQMKKAIVKSYGKKGENIVNMNYAAVDAGGANFHKVEVPTEWNTISLSSEKDETSRPDFIENVVDVINAQEGDSLPVSTFKGVEDGTFPNGTTEYEKRGVGIDVPEWIVDNCIQCNQCAYVCPHAAIRPFLVDENEKSNAPEGTDLKKAVGKQFAGLEFRMQVSPLDCTGCGNCVDVCPSKEKSLVMKPLETQDAEIARWDYFSSEVTYKDDLVDKSKTVKNSQFAQPLFEFSGACAGCGETPYIKLITQLFGERMMIANATGCSSIYGGSAPATPYTTENKSGHGPAWANSLFEDNAEFGFGMSEGINAHRNRLADVMATAIEAGAAESDAFKAWLEAKDNADASEKASAVVLDAIKGNSAEYAKEILSLSQYLVKKSVWVFGGDGWAYDIGYGGVDHVLASGEDVNILVMDTEIYSNTGGQASKSTPIGAVAKFAASGKKIRKKDLGAIAMSYGYIYVAQVAMGANQAQFLKAVREAEAYPGPSLVIAYSPCISHGLRATMGKSQEEEAKAVECGYWSIYRYDPRLEDAGKNPFQLDSKTPEWGKFQDFLMGEVRYTSLLKAFPDEAKELFVAAEDNAKWRRNYYQRLSEISFAAE